In Aegilops tauschii subsp. strangulata cultivar AL8/78 chromosome 3, Aet v6.0, whole genome shotgun sequence, one genomic interval encodes:
- the LOC109762546 gene encoding profilin-2, translating into MQTFFPVLLFLSTPTLFIPASAPRDCTPTAGYVRLDRHRNKPPQQPRETGRPRFLAVAPPGKAKMSWQTYVDEHLMCDIEGHHLASAAILGHDGTVWAQSADFPSFKPEEMTNIMKDFDEPGTLAPTGLLLGDAKYMVIQGEPGAVIRGKKGAGGITLKKTGQALVVGIYDEPMTPGQCNLVVERLGDYLVEQGM; encoded by the exons ATGCAGACCTTTttccccgtcctcctcttcctctccacTCCCACCCTATTTATACCGGCTTCCGCCCCCCGCGATTGCACACCCACCGCCGGTTACGTGCGCCTCGATCGCCACCGCAACAAGCCGCCGCAGCAGCCGCGAGAGACCGGTCGACCCCGTTTCCTTGCCGTAGCGCCGCCGGGGAAGGCGAAGATGTCGTGGCAGACTTACGTGGACGAGCACCTGATGTGCGACATCGAGGGCCaccacctcgcctccgccgccatcCTCGGCCACGACGGCACCGTCTGGGCCCAGAGCGCCGACTTCCCGTCG TTCAAGCCGGAGGAGATGACCAACATCATGAAGGACTTCGACGAGCCGGGGACCCTCGCCCCGACCGGGCTGCTACTCGGAGACGCCAAGTACATGGTCATCCAGGGTGAACCTGGCGCCGTCATCCGCGGCAAGAAG GGCGCGGGAGGCATCACCCTGAAGAAGACCGGGCAGGCGCTGGTGGTCGGCATCTACGACGAGCCCATGACCCCGGGGCAGTGCAACCTGGTGGTGGAGAGGCTGGGCGACTACCTGGTAGAGCAGGGCATGTAG
- the LOC109762550 gene encoding glucan endo-1,3-beta-glucosidase 13 isoform X2, producing the protein MARRHAAAVSAFLFLLLVGHCHGGKTGICYGRNADDLPGPDKVAQLIRQQSIKYVRIYDTNIDVIKAFANTSVELMVGVPNADLLAFSQYQSNVDTWLKNSILPYYPATIITYITVGAEITESPINVSALVVPAMRNVHAALKKVGLHKKITISSTHSLGVLSRSFPPSAGAFNSSYAHFLKPMLEFLVENQAPFMVDLYPYYAYQNSPSNVSLNYALFSPQSEGVIDPNTGLVYTNMFDAQVDSIFFALMALNFKTLKIMITETGWPHKGAAKETGATPDNAQTYNTNLIRHVVNDSGTPAKPGEEIDVYIFSLFNENRKPGIESERNWGLFSPDQSSIYSIDWTGRGNVDIMTGGNRSNGTWCVASTNVSETALQNGLNWACGPGNVDCSAIQPSQPCYQPDTLVSHASYAFNSYYQQNGATDVACGFGGAGMRTTKDPSYDTCVYMAAGSKISTKNSTATPAPSGSSSSLFAQSRTLLLPVLPIVIAVGFL; encoded by the exons ATGGCGCGGCGGCATGCGGCGGCGGTTTCCGCGTTCCTCTTCTTGCTGCTCGTGG GGCACTGCCACGGCGGCAAGACCGGCATCTGCTACGGCCGCAACGCCGACGACCTGCCGGGGCCCGACAAGGTGGCGCAGCTCATCCGGCAGCAGTCCATCAAGTACGTGCGCATCTACGACACCAACATCGACGTCATCAAGGCCTTCGCCAACACCAGCGTCGAGCTCATGGTCGGCGTCCCCAACGCCGACCTCCTCGCCTTCTCGCAGTACCAGTCCAACGTCGACACCTGGCTCAAGAACAGCATCCTCCCCTACTACCCGGCcaccatcatcacctacatcaccgTCGGCGCAGAGATCACCGAGAGCCCCATCAACGTCTCCGCCCTCGTCGTGCCGGCCATGCGCAATGTGCACGCCGCCCTCAAGAAGGTCGGCCTGCACAAAAAGATCACcatctccagcacgcactcgctCGGGGTGCTCTCCCGGTCCTTCCCGCCGTCCGCGGGGGCGTTCAACAGCAGCTACGCGCACTTCCTCAAGCCCATGCTGGAGTTCCTCGTGGAGAACCAGGCGCCCTTCATGGTCGATCTGTACCCCTATTACGCCTACCAGAACTCGCCCAGCAATGTCTCGCTGAACTACGCCCTCTTCTCGCCGCAGTCCGAGGGCGTGATTGATCCCAACACTGGATTGGTCTACACAAACATGTTTGATGCGCAGGTCGATTCCATCTTCTTCGCGCTCATGGCTTTGAACTTCAAGACACTCAAGATCATGATCACCGAGACAGGATGGCCGCACAAGGGAGCTGCCAAGGAGACCGGGGCAACTCCGGACAATGCTCAGACTTACAACACCAATCTGATTCGTCATGTTGTCAATGACAGCGGCACGCCTGCCAAGCCCGGGGAAGAAATAGATGTCTACATCTTCTCCTTGTTCAATGAGAACAGGAAGCCGGGCATCGAGTCGGAGAGGAACTGGGGACTCTTCTCTCCAGACCAAAGCTCCATCTACAGCATAGATTGGACTGGCCGAGGAAATGTGGACATCATGACTGGAGGAAACCGTTCAAATGGTACTTGGTGTGTTGCTTCAACCAATGTCTCGGAGACGGCTCTGCAGAATGGCTTAAATTGGGCATGCGGCCCAGGCAATGTCGATTGCTCTGCTATTCAACCAAGCCAACCCTGCTACCAGCCCGACACATTGGTTTCACATGCTTCATATGCATTCAACAGCTATTATCAGCAAAATGGAGCTACTGATGTGGCTTGTGGATTTGGTGGTGCTGGAATGCGGACGACCAAAGATCCAA GTTATGACACTTGTGTTTACATGGCAGCCGG CAGCAAGATTAGCACCAAAAATTCAACCGCCACTCCAGCTCCAAGCGGCTCCAGCTCGTCACTGTTTGCCCAATCCCGCACCCTTCTGCTCCCTGTGCTTCCCATTGTGATTGCCGTGGGCTTTCTGTGA
- the LOC109762550 gene encoding glucan endo-1,3-beta-glucosidase 13 isoform X1, whose amino-acid sequence MARRHAAAVSAFLFLLLVGHCHGGKTGICYGRNADDLPGPDKVAQLIRQQSIKYVRIYDTNIDVIKAFANTSVELMVGVPNADLLAFSQYQSNVDTWLKNSILPYYPATIITYITVGAEITESPINVSALVVPAMRNVHAALKKVGLHKKITISSTHSLGVLSRSFPPSAGAFNSSYAHFLKPMLEFLVENQAPFMVDLYPYYAYQNSPSNVSLNYALFSPQSEGVIDPNTGLVYTNMFDAQVDSIFFALMALNFKTLKIMITETGWPHKGAAKETGATPDNAQTYNTNLIRHVVNDSGTPAKPGEEIDVYIFSLFNENRKPGIESERNWGLFSPDQSSIYSIDWTGRGNVDIMTGGNRSNGTWCVASTNVSETALQNGLNWACGPGNVDCSAIQPSQPCYQPDTLVSHASYAFNSYYQQNGATDVACGFGGAGMRTTKDPSYDTCVYMAAGYEKTPRSLFANVMNMPTYWSDQQFALTIVFLLLSYSSKISTKNSTATPAPSGSSSSLFAQSRTLLLPVLPIVIAVGFL is encoded by the exons ATGGCGCGGCGGCATGCGGCGGCGGTTTCCGCGTTCCTCTTCTTGCTGCTCGTGG GGCACTGCCACGGCGGCAAGACCGGCATCTGCTACGGCCGCAACGCCGACGACCTGCCGGGGCCCGACAAGGTGGCGCAGCTCATCCGGCAGCAGTCCATCAAGTACGTGCGCATCTACGACACCAACATCGACGTCATCAAGGCCTTCGCCAACACCAGCGTCGAGCTCATGGTCGGCGTCCCCAACGCCGACCTCCTCGCCTTCTCGCAGTACCAGTCCAACGTCGACACCTGGCTCAAGAACAGCATCCTCCCCTACTACCCGGCcaccatcatcacctacatcaccgTCGGCGCAGAGATCACCGAGAGCCCCATCAACGTCTCCGCCCTCGTCGTGCCGGCCATGCGCAATGTGCACGCCGCCCTCAAGAAGGTCGGCCTGCACAAAAAGATCACcatctccagcacgcactcgctCGGGGTGCTCTCCCGGTCCTTCCCGCCGTCCGCGGGGGCGTTCAACAGCAGCTACGCGCACTTCCTCAAGCCCATGCTGGAGTTCCTCGTGGAGAACCAGGCGCCCTTCATGGTCGATCTGTACCCCTATTACGCCTACCAGAACTCGCCCAGCAATGTCTCGCTGAACTACGCCCTCTTCTCGCCGCAGTCCGAGGGCGTGATTGATCCCAACACTGGATTGGTCTACACAAACATGTTTGATGCGCAGGTCGATTCCATCTTCTTCGCGCTCATGGCTTTGAACTTCAAGACACTCAAGATCATGATCACCGAGACAGGATGGCCGCACAAGGGAGCTGCCAAGGAGACCGGGGCAACTCCGGACAATGCTCAGACTTACAACACCAATCTGATTCGTCATGTTGTCAATGACAGCGGCACGCCTGCCAAGCCCGGGGAAGAAATAGATGTCTACATCTTCTCCTTGTTCAATGAGAACAGGAAGCCGGGCATCGAGTCGGAGAGGAACTGGGGACTCTTCTCTCCAGACCAAAGCTCCATCTACAGCATAGATTGGACTGGCCGAGGAAATGTGGACATCATGACTGGAGGAAACCGTTCAAATGGTACTTGGTGTGTTGCTTCAACCAATGTCTCGGAGACGGCTCTGCAGAATGGCTTAAATTGGGCATGCGGCCCAGGCAATGTCGATTGCTCTGCTATTCAACCAAGCCAACCCTGCTACCAGCCCGACACATTGGTTTCACATGCTTCATATGCATTCAACAGCTATTATCAGCAAAATGGAGCTACTGATGTGGCTTGTGGATTTGGTGGTGCTGGAATGCGGACGACCAAAGATCCAA GTTATGACACTTGTGTTTACATGGCAGCCGGGTACGAAAAAACTCCCCGATCTCTCTTTGCAAATGTGATGAACATGCCCACCTACTGGTCTGATCAACAGTTTGCACTAACtattgtttttcttcttctttcttacAGCAGCAAGATTAGCACCAAAAATTCAACCGCCACTCCAGCTCCAAGCGGCTCCAGCTCGTCACTGTTTGCCCAATCCCGCACCCTTCTGCTCCCTGTGCTTCCCATTGTGATTGCCGTGGGCTTTCTGTGA